The genome window GCCTGTGAAGGGCTACTTCCACTGGTCGCTGGTGGACAACTTCGAGTGGGAACGCGGCTGGACTCAGCGCTTCGGTCTATGGGGGCTTGACCTGGATACCCAGAAACGCATCCGCCGCCCATCCGTGGATTTGTATGCTGAGATATGCAAGGAGAACGGCTTGTCCAGCGGGATGGTGGGGAAATATTGCCCCGAGGTGTTCGAGAAGCTATTTCCCTCGTGAACTGTAGGGGCGACCCTTCCAGGCTGGCAAACCGATTGTCTGATCTGGGTGGGTGGCCCTTACAATTGATTTGGAAGGGAGCAAGCCATGGATTTCAAAATACAGGTTACCGGACTGAACCAATTACTCGCGGTCATCTACGGGGAGGAGACCAAACTCAGCACATTACTCCGCGATCTTGGTTTCGAGCAGGGGCAGATCGAGCAGGTGCGTGAGGCACATCTTGAGTCTGTTGTCGCGCAGTTCCTTGAGGTCATCCACAAACGCCTGACCAGCGATTCGGGTAAGGATACGTACTATCGAATCCTCTCCCGCCGCTACGGATTGGACGGCGAAGCGCCCGAACAACTCTCCGCCATTGCCGAAAAGCAAAATCACAGCCCTGAATTTCTGCGCCAATTATTCGAGGAGATCATCCAGCGCTGCCAGAGCAAAACCTGGCAGGTGGAATTGAAGAAAAGTTTAAAGCATATCGTGGTGGAGAAACTGGGCGAATTAGACCAGCGTCCCTCGCGTGAACACATCGCGGAGAAATTGAAGCGGCTGGAAAACCTGCGCGGCGCAACGGATATAACGAGATTGGATTACGAAGCCAAACGCGCCGGGATACTCAAACAGATCCAGGCGGAGCTGGACGCGCTCGATTCGGAATACAAGCCTTTGCTTGAATCAGCGGAAGAAAACACCGCCGCGCTGGAAAATGAGATCAAGACCGATGTGCTGCTGCACGGCGAGAGCGTGTCGGCGGGATCGTACCGCGTCACCTATTCCCAGGGACGCATTTCATGGGACAACGACGGTCTTGCAAAATACGCGCAGGCGCATCCCGAAGTCGTCAAGTTCCGCAAGCAGGGACAGCCGATCGTTACCCTGCGGGTTATCAATAAAGATTGAACCTGCCTCCTGATTTCATCAAAACGATCCACAGCACCTTTGGCGAGGACGGGCGGATGATGCTGGCGCGCCTGCCTGAATTGATCGCAGACGCATCCACGCGCTGGGGATTGACGGATGTTTGGCCGGTTTCCAACCTTTCCTATAATTTCGTTGCGTTTGCAAAACGTCCCTCACCCCCAGCCCCTCTCCCTGAGGGAGAGGGGAGTGTAATTCTCAAGATCGGCGTGCCGCGCGGTGAACTGGCAAGCGAGCTGGCGGCGTTGCGCTTATTCAATGGGCATGGCGCCTGCCGTCTATTGGAGTGTGACGAAGAACGCGGGATGTCACTGTTGGAACGACTCGTGCCGGGGACGATGCTCTCCGAGTTGGCGGACGACGACGAACGCACACACATCGCCGTGGATGTAATGCAAAGGCTTTGGGCTCAAAGCGGCGTCCCCGCCGCCAAGGAAAGTGCCCAGAATGGGTACGGCGGCTTGAGCAATACATTTATTCGATTATCCGATTGGTTCGATGGGTTGAAGAAAATCCGCCCGCATTTTGGCGGCGGGACGGGACCTTTCCCGAAGGAAATTCTGGAGCGGGTCGAAACGTCGTTATTGGAGTTATTTACGGATGATGATATCCGCCTGATGCACGGGGATTTTCACCATTACAACATCTTGAAATCCGGGCGGGGATGGCTGGGGATCGACCCGAAGGGCGTGATCGGGCCAGTCGGCTACGAGATCGGTCCGCTGATGATTAACCCGTGGAAGGGCTTTTCGGACTGGGGCAGTTTTCAGATTATGTCAAAGAGGCGGGTGGACATCATCCACGAGAGGCTGGGTTGGGAGCGGGAGCGGATCATCCAGTGGGCGCTGGCACATGCCGTCCTCTCCGCATGGTGGAGCATTGAAGATGGGACAGATTGGGAGTATTCACTGGAATGTGCGAAGATATTTTCCGAAATTAAATGACAGAGCCTCCCAAATAGGAGGCTCTGTCATTTTGAAAGGTTGTTTACTTACCGAACAGGGAGGCCAGGGCATATCCCAGGGCAAGGATGCCGGCGATGATGCCGAACATTGGAAGCGCCACAAAGGCGCCAATGCCGACCCAGAGGAAGTATAACCACATGCACCAACCGGAAATCGTTTGAGGTAAAGACATTTCACACTCTCCTTGTGAGTTGAAAGTTTGGCTGGCAGGATCGCCAGTCCAAATAAGATAACCCGTATCTGAATTAATAGTTGCGGAATCGATGAATTCAAAAATGATACAATTGTTCTATGACAACCTTGGACCTTCCCGCAGAATTTACCTTGCAGCGCACGAATAAATACGACCAGTCCTCGGCGGTGCGCTGGATCCTGTCACACACCCGTCCATACCTATGGATCATGGTGATGATCCTTGTCGGCGCGATCGGGAATGCCGTGCTGGCAGTGGTCGTGCCGGTGCTGACGGGCGATGCATTCAACGCCATGCTCAAGGTTCCAGCGGAGACCTCGGTGCTTTTGCCGCTTGCGTTGACCATCGGGATATCGCAGATCATCCGCGGCGTGCTGCAGCTCGGGCGCAACTTCGGCGCGGAGTTGATGGCGCAAAGAATGGAACGCGACATCCGCGACGAGTTGTATCTTTCCCTGCTCGGCAAGAGCATGACCTTCCATAATTTGCAGCCTGTCGGCGATACGATGGCGCGCGCCACCAACGATGTGCGCGAGGTGAACTACATGTTCAGCCCCGGCCTCAACCTGGTGGTCGGCTCGTTCATGTTCATCCTCATGCCGCTTTTCTTCGGTCCGCGCTATCACCCGTCGCTGGTCGCCACGCCGCTCATCTTCACCATCATTTATTTTATTTCGCTGGCGCGCTATCTCAGACAACTCGCGCCGATCACGGACGAAGTGCGCGCCACCTTTGGGGAAATGAACACCCACCTCTCCGAATCACTGGACGGCGTGGAGATCATGAAGGGCGCGGCACAGGAGAGCGCTGAAGTCGAACGCTTTGTCACCAACGCGCGCAAGGTGCGCGACACCTTTGTGGTGCAGGGCGACCTCGAAGCGAAATACATCGCCATGCTTTTGCTCGGCCTTGCATTTGCGGGCGGGCTCGTCCACTCCCTGTTCCTCTTCCGTGCAGGGCTGATCGACGTGGGCGCGGTCGTTGCATATTTCGGCATGCTGCAGCTGCTTGGATTCCCGACCTTTGTTTCCACGTTCGCCTATTCGCAGATCTCTTCGGGAGTCTCCTCTGCCCGCCGTATTTTGGAACTCATCCAACGAGAGACTCACCTCGACCAAAACGCCTCGGGCCGGACCTCGAACATGGCCGGCGAGATCGAGTTCCGAAACGTCTCGTTCAGTTATCCACACGGCGAACCCGTGCTAAAGGACATTTCCTTCAAGGTCAAGCCCGGCCAGACCGTCGCCCTGGTCGGGCAGACAGGAGCGGGGAAGACCTCCCTCGTCAAGCTGATCAACCGCACCTACGATGTGACCGCAGGGCAGATCCTTGTGGACGGTGTGGATGTACGCGACTGGAACCTGGCCGCCCTGCGCGAACAAATCTCCATCATCGAACAGGATATCTTCCTCTTCTCGCGCTCGCTCAGCGACAACATCGCCTTTGGCAAACCCGGGGCCACCAAGGAGGAGATCATCTCCGCCTCGATTGCCGCGCAGGCACATGACTTCATCCTCGATTTCGATCAGACCTACGCAACCACTGTCGGCGAACGCGGTGTGACATTATCCGGCGGACAGCGCCAGCGCATTGCGCTCGCGCGCGCCTTCCTCACCGATCCGCGCATCCTGGTGCTGGACGATTCCACATCCGCCATCGACTCGGCCACCGAGGACAAGATCCAGCGCGCCATCTCCAATGCGACGCGCGGACGCACCACCTTCATCATCACGCACCGCCTCTCACAGATACGCTGGGCGGATCTGATCATCGTGTTCCGCAAAGGCCAGATCGCCGCCATCGGGGCGCATGCGGAATTGATGGAAACATCCGAGGCGTATTCGAGGATTTTTAGAGAATAGCATTATTGTCATTGCGAGGGCGTCAGCCCGAAGCAATCTCTCCATTTACATGAGTTTGCTTCGTCGGGCTATCGCCCTCCTCGCAATGACAGAGGATTATTTATGGGTTTCTTTGTAGGATTAAACGACGAAAAATACGACCGCCAGTATACAGACCGTGTACTGGTCAACCGCATGGTCAACTACTTCAACACGCAGACTGCGCGGCTGATATATGCATCCATCACCATCATCGTGCTGGCATTCATCGGCGCGGCACTGCCCATCCTTGTCAGCCGCATGGTGGACCTGATCCAGGACCAGCCTGGCGTGGCATCCATTGCATGGGTGGGGCTGGCACTTGTCGGCGTGGCATTCGGCTTGTGGGGACTGAACTGGCTGCGGCGGAGTCTGATCGTGCGCGCCGTCGGCGATGTGGTTCTGGACATGCGCTCCCGCGCCTTCCGCGCCGCCGCCGAGCATGACCTCTCGTTCTACGATCAATTCTCGTCGGGCCGCATCGTCT of Anaerolineales bacterium contains these proteins:
- a CDS encoding aminoglycoside phosphotransferase family protein, translated to MNLPPDFIKTIHSTFGEDGRMMLARLPELIADASTRWGLTDVWPVSNLSYNFVAFAKRPSPPAPLPEGEGSVILKIGVPRGELASELAALRLFNGHGACRLLECDEERGMSLLERLVPGTMLSELADDDERTHIAVDVMQRLWAQSGVPAAKESAQNGYGGLSNTFIRLSDWFDGLKKIRPHFGGGTGPFPKEILERVETSLLELFTDDDIRLMHGDFHHYNILKSGRGWLGIDPKGVIGPVGYEIGPLMINPWKGFSDWGSFQIMSKRRVDIIHERLGWERERIIQWALAHAVLSAWWSIEDGTDWEYSLECAKIFSEIK
- a CDS encoding ABC transporter ATP-binding protein — protein: MTTLDLPAEFTLQRTNKYDQSSAVRWILSHTRPYLWIMVMILVGAIGNAVLAVVVPVLTGDAFNAMLKVPAETSVLLPLALTIGISQIIRGVLQLGRNFGAELMAQRMERDIRDELYLSLLGKSMTFHNLQPVGDTMARATNDVREVNYMFSPGLNLVVGSFMFILMPLFFGPRYHPSLVATPLIFTIIYFISLARYLRQLAPITDEVRATFGEMNTHLSESLDGVEIMKGAAQESAEVERFVTNARKVRDTFVVQGDLEAKYIAMLLLGLAFAGGLVHSLFLFRAGLIDVGAVVAYFGMLQLLGFPTFVSTFAYSQISSGVSSARRILELIQRETHLDQNASGRTSNMAGEIEFRNVSFSYPHGEPVLKDISFKVKPGQTVALVGQTGAGKTSLVKLINRTYDVTAGQILVDGVDVRDWNLAALREQISIIEQDIFLFSRSLSDNIAFGKPGATKEEIISASIAAQAHDFILDFDQTYATTVGERGVTLSGGQRQRIALARAFLTDPRILVLDDSTSAIDSATEDKIQRAISNATRGRTTFIITHRLSQIRWADLIIVFRKGQIAAIGAHAELMETSEAYSRIFRE